A single region of the Nicotiana sylvestris chromosome 6, ASM39365v2, whole genome shotgun sequence genome encodes:
- the LOC104213311 gene encoding uncharacterized protein, translating to MSRGYDDLHGDFGFRVRNEGGTSLLDVSKDFNLVIANSSFPKNKEHRVTFQSSVARTKIDYLLLRKPNKGLCMNCKVIPSENFTTRHRLLVMDLEIMRKRRKRGCLVYLGSSEEL from the coding sequence ATGTCTAGGGGCTACGATGACCTCCATGGTGATTTTGGTTTCAGAGTTAGAAATGAAGGTGGGACGTCCCTGCTGGATGTTTCTAAGGATTTCAATTTGGTGATTGCTAACTCTAGTTTCCCAAAGAATAAAGAGCACCGGGTCACCTTTCAGAGTTCGGTGGCCAGGACCAAGATTGATTATCTACTCTTAAGGAAGCCTAATAAAGGTCTGTGCATGAACTGTAAGGTCATTCCAAGTGAGAACTTCACGACTCGGCATAGGCTTCTTGTCATGGACTTGGAGATCATGAGGAAGCGTAGAAAGAGGGGGTGTTTGGTCTACCTAGGATCTAGTGAGGAGCTTTGA